Proteins encoded within one genomic window of Rhododendron vialii isolate Sample 1 chromosome 1a, ASM3025357v1:
- the LOC131323636 gene encoding L-ascorbate oxidase homolog, with amino-acid sequence MGRASFVVAVALLSCLWVGPAVVQAEDPYLFFEWHITYGTISPLGVPQQGILINGQFPGPRINCTSNNNIVVNVFNELDEPFLLTWYGIQQRKNSWQDGTPGTMCPILPGANFTYHFQVKDQIGSYYYFPTTALHRAAGGFGPLQVMSRDLIPVPFDTPADDYSLVVGDWFARGHKSLKKLLDSGRSLGRPDGVHINGKSGKVGVNAEPLFTMEAGKTYRYRVCNVGLKTSVNFRIQGHSLKLVEMEGSHTVQNLYESLDVHVGQCFSALVTANQEPKDYYAVVSSRFSRKPITAVGILRYANGKGPASPELPPPPPETPTGAIAWSVNQFRSFRWNLTASAARPNPQGSYHYGQINITRTIKLVNSKALVDGKLRYTVNGVSHLDSTATPLKLAEYFEVPGKVFAYNLMQDAPEPSNNKVVVAPNVVNGTFRNFVEIIFENPEKTIQTWHLDGYSFFAVAIEPGKWSPEKRKNYNLLDAVSRHNIHVYAGSWAAIMTTLDNAGMWNLRSEMWENAYLGQQLYLSVLSPARSLRDEYNVPDNTQLCGIVKDLPKPAPYTI; translated from the coding sequence ATGGGTCGCGCTTCGTTCGTGGTGGCTGTTGCTTTGTTATCGTGCCTTTGGGTTGGTCCGGCGGTGGTTCAGGCCGAGGATCCCTACCTGTTCTTCGAATGGCATATTACCTACGGCACAATCTCCCCCTTGGGCGTCCCCCAGCAAGGCATCCTCATCAACGGCCAATTCCCCGGTCCTAGGATTAACTGCACCTCCAACAACAACATCGTCGTCAACGTGTTCAACGAGCTCGACGAGCCATTCCTCCTGACCTGGTACGGCATTCAACAAAGGAAGAACTCTTGGCAAGACGGTACCCCCGGAACCATGTGCCCAATCCTGCCGGGTGCCAACTTCACCTACCATTTCCAGGTCAAGGATCAGATCGGGAGCTACTACTACTTCCCCACCACCGCCCTTCACAGGGCTGCTGGTGGGTTCGGTCCCCTGCAGGTCATGAGCCGTGATCTCATCCCTGTCCCCTTTGATACCCCCGCCGACGACTACAGTTTGGTTGTCGGCGATTGGTTCGCCAGGGGACACAAATCTCTCAAGAAGCTCTTGGACAGCGGGCGCTCCCTCGGCAGGCCTGATGGCGTCCACATCAACGGCAAGTCTGGCAAGGTCGGCGTCAATGCCGAACCCTTGTTCACCATGGAGGCAGGCAAAACCTACAGGTACAGGGTTTGCAACGTTGGACTCAAGACCTCCGTCAACTTTAGGATCCAGGGCCACTCCTTGAAGCTGGTGGAGATGGAGGGTTCCCACACCGTCCAGAACCTTTACGAATCCCTCGACGTGCACGTTGGTCAATGCTTCTCGGCACTGGTCACCGCCAACCAAGAACCTAAGGACTACTACGCGGTTGTTTCTAGCAGGTTCAGTAGGAAGCCGATCACTGCCGTTGGCATCCTTCGTTATGCCAACGGAAAGGGGCCTGCCTCTCCTGAACTCCCACCACCCCCACCGGAGACTCCCACCGGCGCCATTGCCTGGTCCGTCAACCAGTTCCGCTCCTTCCGTTGGAATCTCACAGCGAGCGCTGCCCGTCCCAACCCTCAAGGCTCCTACCACTACGGCCAGATCAACATCACCCGCACCATCAAGCTGGTGAACTCCAAGGCTCTTGTGGACGGCAAGCTCCGTTACACCGTCAACGGTGTCTCCCACCTTGACTCCACCGCCACACCATTGAAGCTCGCTGAGTACTTCGAAGTCCCGGGCAAAGTGTTCGCGTACAACCTCATGCAGGATGCACCCGAACCATCAAACAACAAGGTCGTTGTGGCCCCAAACGTCGTCAACGGAACCTTTCGCAACTTCGTGGAGATAATCTTCGAGAACCCCGAGAAGACGATTCAGACGTGGCACCTGGACGGGTACTCCTTCTTCGCAGTGGCGATCGAGCCAGGGAAGTGGAGCccggagaagaggaagaacTACAACCTACTGGACGCGGTGAGCAGGCACAACATCCACGTGTACGCCGGTTCGTGGGCGGCCATCATGACAACGTTGGACAACGCCGGCATGTGGAACCTTAGGTCAGAGATGTGGGAGAATGCATACTTGGGACAGCAGCTCTACCTCAGCGTCCTCTCGCCGGCACGATCCCTTAGGGACGAATACAACGTACCGGACAACACCCAGCTGTGTGGCATTGTCAAGGACTTGCCCAAGCCCGCTCCTTACACCATCTAA
- the LOC131334386 gene encoding trifunctional UDP-glucose 4,6-dehydratase/UDP-4-keto-6-deoxy-D-glucose 3,5-epimerase/UDP-4-keto-L-rhamnose-reductase RHM1-like encodes MAEYKPKNILITGAAGFIASHVANRLIRNYPQYKIVVLDKLDYCSNLKNLRPSQSSPNFKFIKGDIGSADLVNFILLTESIDTIMHFAAQTHVDNSFGNSFEFTKNNIYGTHVLLEACKVTGQQIKRFIHVSTDEVYGETDEDALVGNHEASQLLPTNPYSATKAGAEMLVMAYGRSYGLPVITTRGNNVYGPNQFPEKMIPKFILLAMRGKSLPIHGDGSNVRSYLYCEDVAEAFETILHKGEVGHVYNIGTDKERTVLDVAKDICRLFSLEADQVIKFVENRPFNDQRYFLDHQKLKNLGWSERTTWVEGLKKTMEWYLSNPDWWGDVSGALLPHPRMLMMPGSERNASDVGILAASHVAYKSSHKGMVIPVPKTNPTNQKPLLKFLIYGRTGWIGGLLGKLCEKQEIPFEYGKGRLQERSQVLADIQSVRPTHVLNAAGLTGRPNVDWCESHKPETIRTNVVGTLTLADVCREHGLLMVNFATGCIFEYDDAHPLGSGIGFKEEDKPNFIGSFYSKTKAMVEELLNEYDNVCTLRVRMPISSDLSNPRNFITKIAKYDKVVNIPNSMSILDELLPISLEMAKRNLRGIWNFTNPGVVSHNEILEMYKKYINPNFKWVNFTLDEQAKVIVAPRSNNEMDASKLKNEFPELLSIKESLVKYVFEPNKKSFTA; translated from the exons ATGGCTGAATACAAACCCAAGAACATCCTCATAACTGGAGCTGCTGGCTTTATTGCATCCCATGTTGCCAACCGGCTTATCCGGAACTACCCTCAATACAAAATCGTTGTTCTGGACAAGCTTGATTACTGTTCAAACTTGAAAAACCTCAGGCCCTCTCAATCATCCCCAAATTTCAAGTTCATCAAGGGGGACATTGGGAGTGCTGACCTTGTCAACTTCATTCTCCTTACAGAATCCATCGACACAATTATGCATTTTGCAGCCCAAACCCATGTCGACAACTCCTTTGGAAATAGTTTTGAGTTCACCAAAAACAATATCTACGGCACCCATGTCCTTTTAGAAGCTTGTAAAGTCACTGGCCAACAAATAAAGAGATTTATTCATGTGAGTACTGATGAGGTTTACGGAGAAACAGATGAGGATGCACTTGTGGGAAATCATGAGGCTTCTCAGCTCCTCCCAACAAACCCTTACTCTGCGACGAAAGCTGGGGCTGAGATGCTTGTTATGGCATATGGACGGTCATATGGTTTACCCGTAATAACTACTAGAGGAAACAACGTTTACGGACCCAATCAGTTTCCCGAAAAGATGATTCCCAAATTCATCCTCTTAGCCATGAGAGGAAAGAGTCTTCCGATTCATGGGGATGGCTCTAATGTGAGGAGTTACCTCTACTGTGAGGATGTTGCTGAGGCTTTTGAGACCATTCTTCACAAGGGTGAAGTTGGGCATGTTTACAATATCGGCACAGATAAGGAAAGGACAGTGCTTGATGTTGCCAAGGATATATGCAGACTGTTTTCGTTGGAGGCAGATCAAGTTATCAAGTTTGTGGAGAATAGGCCATTTAATGACCAAAGGTACTTCTTGGACCACCAAAAGCTCAAAAACTTGGGGTGGTCAGAAAGGACGACATGGGTAGAAGGCCTAAAGAAGACCATGGAGTGGTATTTGAGCAATCCAGATTGGTGGGGAGATGTCTCTGGAGCGCTTCTCCCTCATCCAAGAATGCTGATGATGCCAGGAAGTGAAAGAAATGCATCTGATGTTGGTATTCTTGCCGCCTCTCACGTGGCATACAAATCCAGTCATAAGGGAATGGTGATTCCTGTTCCTAAAACCAATCCCACAAATCAGAAACCTCTTCTGAAGTTTTTGATATATGGGAGAACTGGTTGGATTGGTGGACTTCTGGGGAAACTATGTGAGAAACAAGAGATACCGTTTGAGTATGGAAAAGGACGTTTACAGGAGCGTTCACAGGTGTTGGCAGATATACAGAGTGTTAGGCCCACCCACGTTCTCAATGCTGCTGGACTGACGGGTCGACCCAACGTGGATTGGTGTGAGTCTCATAAACCTGAGACAATCCGCACTAATGTTGTTGGCACGCTAACTTTGGCAGATGTTTGCAGAGAGCATGGGCTTTTGATGGTGAATTTTGCTACTGGTTGCATTTTTGAGTATGATGATGCTCATCCATTAGGTTCAGGCATTGGATTCAAGGAAGAAGACAAACCCAATTTCATTGGTTCCTTCTATTCAAAAACCAAGGCCATG GTCGAAGAACTTCTGAATGAATATGACAATGTGTGCACCCTCAGAGTCCGAATGCCAATATCATCTGATCTGAGCAATCCACGGAACTTCATCACGAAAATTGCGAAATATGACAAAGTGGTCAATATCCCCAACAGCATGTCCATATTGGATGAGCTGCTACCCATTTCCCTTGAGATGGCCAAAAGGAACTTGAGGGGCATATGGAACTTCACAAACCCAGGTGTTGTGAGCCATAATGAGATCCTCGAGATGTACAAGAAGTACATCAACCCTAACTTCAAGTGGGTTAATTTCACGCTAGATGAACAAGCCAAGGTAATCGTTGCCCCTCGTAGCAACAATGAAATGGACGCCTCCAAACTGAAGAACGAATTCCCTGAGTTGTTGTCTATTAAGGAATCGCTGGTCAAGTATGTTTTTGAACCCAACAAGAAAAGCTTCACTGCTTGA